The DNA region ttgttgattAGCTCCAAAAGTATTCGTAGTTTGATTAGCTCCAAACCCTCCGGTTGTACTCGCACCGGTAGTCGTATTATTTTGCTGGCCACCTCCGAAACCAAACCCAGAACCTGAAGGTTGACTGGCCGTATTGTTATTTTgcccaaaagaaaacccGGCTGAACCAGCTGGCTTATTTCCAAATCCGCTATTACCACCGCCGAAACCAAACATTTATTCAATTGCCTTACTATACGTGTCTTTTACAATTAACGAGTGCTTCCAGAATACTTCGGCTGGTATTATCTAcaattatattttttcgtCCCTTTGACAATGAATAGTAAACATCGATTTAGAAATTGAATTTCTGCTTTTGCTCATGgcaagaaacaaaaattttagaAAATATTCGATTTTACTTACGTCAAAAATGACGATATTGAACAAAACTCAGTAAGAGCCTGTTAGGTAATAATATAGCTATATACTCCTTTATGACAGTAAAAGATCCTTGCCCACGCAAAACAGTTATAGATTTGGTAGATACGTTTCTTGACAGCCCCGTATCTGAATTCAGATAAGACCACGGCCACTTATGTGATCTTTAATATGGAAACTAGTGTTAAAGACAGTTTCTGGCAGCTTGATGGGTTCTCCAAACACTTTTCAgttaaaatcttcaatgatatttgaaattcttgCAGAAGATCTTGGTAATCATTACGCAGGTGATGAGCATATGGCGAGTTCGAATCAACAAACGAATGCAATATTCGACGTGACGTCGTGACTAAACTGTACAACTGTTCAATCAAGCCAGAACATATTTCTTCCTCTAGCGGTTCTATGCCGCACATTTCATGAAGAGACTTACTTAGCTTCTTTCCCAGCGAAAGTGCTGCTGTCAAGTGTGAATGGTTGCGTAATGAACCGTATATCtcatccaatttctttaagTATTCCAAGACATCCTTTATGATCTCTTGACTATTGGTGATGTCTTCCTGTACCAAATGATCCAATTGAGTcatgaatttttgaaggtCGCTCTGCGTCCTTTCCAAATTCAACAgcgttttattttcttcatcagtaTATGTATTGGAGAAAGACAAATAATCATCATAATTGGTTGTTATCTGTTCTAATAGTGTTTGTACCATTTTTTGTGAAAGTCCAGATAGATCTCTAATAAGTGCGTCAAGAGGGAGGTAGTGGAAATTCTTCTCTACTAAAAACTTATCGATATCAAACGCAGCCATATCGGCCCCGTCATTTTGAGATTCACGGTACTTCTCAATCTCTGTTGCAAACAGCTCCTTGGATATTTCAGCGGTTACTGGCAAGGCCAAATCCAGATCAGTATCGTTTAAAAAGTCCATATTTGCTTAGGTAAGAAAATGTTACCGTAACTCTCAACTTCTCTTCTTACTATTCGaaatattttcaacttcGAGTTTGATTTTGTAGTCCTGCAGTGGATTCCTTATGCCCGAGCAAAAAGTGCTCACGATGTAGCTCATAAAAGATAGAAACGACCTTCATTAAAGGTGTCAAAGCGCAAGCAGTTCAATTTCCGGGCGTGATCATAAAGCCCAAAAATGCTGGAACTTACAGAATAATGGGAGTGCTAGAACTTATTAAAAGCTAGCAGGATTAATAGTATAaagttatatatatatactacGCTGTGATAAAATCACAATTACAACGACTCCATGGCCAAGTTGGTTAAGGCGTGCGACTGTTAATCGCAAGATCGTGAGTTCAACCCTCACTGGGGTCGGTTTATTTTTccctattttttttttttcgcgCAACGTATTTTAAACAACCTCTAAATCAAAACCAAATCGGGTATTTGGTTCAATTATCTAGGATATATATTATACCGTATCAAAGAAACGTGATACCTAATAATAGGGTCATTAAAAATGCTAGAAAACGTATAAAGCAAATGCAGATCTATACATATGTGGAAAGTTGGAATGAGAATAAGAAATAGATAACGTGAGTTCAAATAACGTTAGAGAATTAGTGTGCTCTTCACCTATCGCTAGGCTTTTCTTGATGAGATGGTGTTATTTTTTCCGACCGGGCCATTTCTTCGTTCCCGTCTAAAGAACTATTGGTACTGCTGCTATGGTCAACAGTTGAGCGAGTGTCAGTACTGCGGTGATTTACAGTAGACTGTTGAgaatcttcttctacaCCCCATAAATAATAATCTCTTCTAACCTCCACATAGTCGTATGCGAATTCACCAATTTGGTCTTCATCCATACCACGTTCTTCTGCTTCATCAGATATTCTCAGCGTCATTCCAGGAATGTACCCGAGCACAAAGCAAATGATTGCCGTGACAACGGCAGTGTATCCTATTGATGCGGCAATATAAGCAATCTGCTTGTACATTTGCTTGTAATTGTGACTTATCCAGCCACCCTCGTGTTCGCTGACTCCGTCCATACCGATCACCCAATCTGCCGCGAAAAGAGCATTGAATATTAGTCCTATTATGCCTGCGACTCCGTGCTCAGCAAGAATATCCATGGCGTCATCCACTTTAGCATAGTATTTTAATTTAGTGGMAAAATTACAGACGATCCCCGCCACAATGCCTTGGATTAGCGAGCCGTAGAGAGTTATACATCCTGAACTTGGTGTGGCTGCTACCAATCCTGAGATAATACCAGAACACAAACCGACAGTCGACCATTTCCTTTCTGATCTATAATCCAAGAGGCACCATGTCATCCCGCCAGTAATGGCGCTGAGGCACGTGTTCATAAAGGCATAAACTGACCTCAAATTTGGTGATAGTGACGAGGCTGAATTGAAGAGTAACCAACCAAACCACAGTATGGACGTGCCTAGAGTTACCAACGACACATTATGAGGTCTGAAGTTTATCAgcagtttttcatttcttttgcCTAAAAACCAAGAGTAGACGAATCCGGAAACGGCACTCAGAATCTCAATGTTCCCACCGCCTGCCCAGTCCAGCACTCCCCATTGGTAAGCCCAACCGCCCGGAGACCAAATCCAGTACGTCACCGGACAGTACACAATAGTGGCTAgaatgaagaggaaaaccATGTGCGGTAGCAATCTACCTCTTTCAGCTGTAGCGCCTGCGATAATGCTTAAGTTGACGCAGGAAAACATCATCTGGAAGGTCGCATACGCAAGTTCAGGATAGACATCGCCGTCGGATTTCTTCCCGTATACGTTCCTAAACCCAAACGAGTCCAAGTTTCCAatgaatttgttgttggtggCGGACTTGGAAAAGGCTAAAGAGTAACCCCAAAAGTACCATTGCAGTATACCGACCAGCGTCGCCATCAGCACTACCCAAATCAACGCCAATGCGGATTTTCTTCTCGCCAGTCCTGAGTACAAGAATCCCAGCCCAGGTAccatgaaaaaaaccaagGCGGCACCCAAAATCATAAAGGCCACAGTGGGGCCATCGTAAATTTCCGTCGTAAGAGGCCCTGTAGATCGACTTTCCATCGTTTCCATTGTGTAAGATCCCGTGCTGTGGAAAGTATCTacttttgttgtttagATAAGTCTATAAACGCAAGACTAAAAACTGGGCAAGAGCAGGTATATAAATGAACTACACGATAATGGTGCTACCATTGGACCTACGATGCCCTGGCTCGCCATTAACCGGTGGTATATAAAccttaactttttttttcttccgatttttcaaaatgaaaaaaagaaatttttctttttttcggtGCCTTCTTCCATTCCTCCTCTTCTGTGCTTGTATAGGCGTGGCGTTTGCAACAACTGCGATTGTTATCGTTATCGCGAGCTCTGCGCGGGCTCATCCAATGATAGGGACGTACGCCCCTAGAGATAAGCAGCCAGGGCCTTTTTTTCCGTACTCAGCCTAGAAGATAATACCAGAAGTGAGGGGGCGCAAAAGGGTTCGTGACAAAGCATGTTATGCAGAAACCTGctgtatgtatatatgtagtATATATGGTAGCGGTGTGCAGTGATGGCGGAGAAGGATAAGAGGAAAGAGGCTTGTGTAGGAGAACCATGGAGTGGGGAGCGGGGGACGTTTTCTGCCATCcctccttttcttgtagTGGAAAAGATAGTAATATAATGGTTTAGTTGATACGAAGGGGGGCGGGGGAAAGAAAGGCGTATCTAATGCACGACTTCCTTTTGTATCTGGTGCGAGTACTGCGTAGAGGCATGACTTGACTTAACTTGACTTCGTTtcggaaaaaaaaaaagtggtGCAGGGTTTCTTGATAGTGCGAAGGGTGCAGAATAAAAAGATGAACGGATAACAGTGGTTGGCGCACGGTATGGGAAAGCTTTGGCAACGCTAAAAAGGGTTTGAAGAGGCACACGCAATTCGGGCTAAATGTGCTACATGGTATGTATTTGTAGCATATCTTCTTGGTCATTGTCTGGAACTTGTCTGCGCTAGCGTAACCCTGCACTACGAATTCTCGTACAGAAAAAGCACACTTATAGACTGGCTACTAGAAAGTAAGCTCTCGTAATAGGCTTCCCTTCCACCACAACCGAGCATGTGCGACGGTTCAACATCTACAAAAGGTCTACCATACAAGCTGGCCGAAGAGAGCAGAGTAAAAACTCTCATACCGAATGATTTGGTGGTATCGCGGAGTAACTGCATAAAGACATTGAACAGCTCTTCGCCCAAAGTAGACTCCATCTCCTGTATAGACATCTGGCTGAATTACGCCAATGGCTTGCTGAGTTACAGGTACGAGGCCGGTAATGTTGATCCTCTTGTAGAAGAGGAAATCTCTCAGGTCTTGATCAACGTGGCCACATTCTATGAAGATATCGGCATCGAAACCTTGCACAGAGCGTATGAATCTTCACAGCCATCGAACAACCTATGGGTCACGAGCGGGacttatttga from Saccharomyces eubayanus strain FM1318 chromosome VII, whole genome shotgun sequence includes:
- the MEP1 gene encoding ammonium permease MEP1, with protein sequence METMESRSTGPLTTEIYDGPTVAFMILGAALVFFMVPGLGFLYSGLARRKSALALIWVVLMATLVGILQWYFWGYSLAFSKSATNNKFIGNLDSFGFRNVYGKKSDGDVYPELAYATFQMMFSCVNLSIIAGATAERGRLLPHMVFLFILATIVYCPVTYWIWSPGGWAYQWGVLDWAGGGNIEILSAVSGFVYSWFLGKRNEKLLINFRPHNVSLVTLGTSILWFGWLLFNSASSLSPNLRSVYAFMNTCLSAITGGMTWCLLDYRSERKWSTVGLCSGIISGLVAATPSSGCITLYGSLIQGIVAGIVCNFXTKLKYYAKVDDAMDILAEHGVAGIIGLIFNALFAADWVIGMDGVSEHEGGWISHNYKQMYKQIAYIAASIGYTAVVTAIICFVLGYIPGMTLRISDEAEERGMDEDQIGEFAYDYVEVRRDYYLWGVEEDSQQSTVNHRSTDTRSTVDHSSSTNSSLDGNEEMARSEKITPSHQEKPSDR
- the COG2 gene encoding Golgi transport complex subunit COG2; amino-acid sequence: MDFLNDTDLDLALPVTAEISKELFATEIEKYRESQNDGADMAAFDIDKFLVEKNFHYLPLDALIRDLSGLSQKMVQTLLEQITTNYDDYLSFSNTYTDEENKTLLNLERTQSDLQKFMTQLDHLVQEDITNSQEIIKDVLEYLKKLDEIYGSLRNHSHLTAALSLGKKLSKSLHEMCGIEPLEEEICSGLIEQLYSLVTTSRRILHSFVDSNSPYAHHLRNDYQDLLQEFQISLKILTEKCLENPSSCQKLSLTLVSILKIT